The Anticarsia gemmatalis isolate Benzon Research Colony breed Stoneville strain chromosome 29, ilAntGemm2 primary, whole genome shotgun sequence genome window below encodes:
- the LOC142985131 gene encoding serine hydrolase-like protein isoform X3: MKSTLRLTEKEIQIKAPWGNIAGLSWGDPGNPPVILCHGKLDASSGFRPLVSRLPSCFFYVSIDLPGNGRSDHMPKGVRYTVIDLVPTIVKVMKHYKWEKFIYIGHSLGVPIGKLFNIAYPGHITRVVELDPIPAHHTWPCDRQGIHDWFHSYYSMYDEDKFHKFNGGPDTAPRYTYEKAQQMMMNTRGISKEASEHVLERCLIPAGDGLYRFTYDQRMKEVTVLPFSGDALRRIYTTTTTPTFGVIAKKIIDAGIYDPVPFVMDEKAWPHNNYRFKIVEGGHDVHIDDPECMAEDISKFLLEDLKAKL, encoded by the exons ATGAAGTCAACTCTGCGACTGACTGAAAAGGAGATACAAATTAAAGCCCCATGGGGTAATATAGCAG GGTTATCATGGGGAGACCCAGGCAATCCACCAGTGATTCTCTGCCACGGCAAGCTGGACGCGAGCTCTGGCTTCCGTCCCCTAGTCTCCCGCCTGCCTTCCTGCTTCTTCTACGTGAGCATCGATCTACCAGGCAATGGGAGATCAGACCACATGCCCAAAGGAGTCAGGTATACGGTCATAGACCTGGTACCGACTATTGTGAAGGTGATGAAACATTATAAGTGGgagaagtttatttatattggacATTCTTTGGGAGTTCCTATTG GTAAACTCTTCAACATCGCCTACCCAGGCCACATCACGCGCGTGGTCGAGCTGGACCCAATACCAGCTCATCACACGTGGCCGTGCGACCGCCAGGGCATACACGACTGGTTTCACAGTTACTACTCCATGTATGACGAGGATAAGTTCCATAAATTCAATGGAGGACCTGACACTGCGCCTAGGTATACTTATGAGAAG gCACAACAAATGATGATGAACACTCGAGGCATTTCAAAG GAAGCATCAGAACATGTCTTGGAGAGATGTCTGATTCCCGCTGGCGATGGACTGTACag ATTCACCTACGACCAGCGCATGAAAGAGGTAACAGTGTTGCCATTCTCCGGCGACGCATTACGTCGAATTTATACCACTACAACAACGCCTACCTTCGGAGTCATagcgaaaaaaataatagacgCTGGTATCTATGACCCAGTGCCTTTTGTCATGGATGAAAAGGCCTGGCCTCATAATAATTACAGGTTTAAAATCGTGGAAGGAGGACACGATGTTCATATTGATGATCCGGAGTGTATGGCAGAAGATATCAGTAAGTTTCTATTAGAAGATTTAAAAGCTAAGCTGTGA
- the LOC142985131 gene encoding serine hydrolase-like protein isoform X1, whose amino-acid sequence MKRTYHLLRQIATMKSTLRLTEKEIQIKAPWGNIAGLSWGDPGNPPVILCHGKLDASSGFRPLVSRLPSCFFYVSIDLPGNGRSDHMPKGVRYTVIDLVPTIVKVMKHYKWEKFIYIGHSLGVPIGKLFNIAYPGHITRVVELDPIPAHHTWPCDRQGIHDWFHSYYSMYDEDKFHKFNGGPDTAPRYTYEKAQQMMMNTRGISKEASEHVLERCLIPAGDGLYRFTYDQRMKEVTVLPFSGDALRRIYTTTTTPTFGVIAKKIIDAGIYDPVPFVMDEKAWPHNNYRFKIVEGGHDVHIDDPECMAEDISKFLLEDLKAKL is encoded by the exons ATGAAGAGGACGTATCATCTTTTGCGGCAAATTGC cACTATGAAGTCAACTCTGCGACTGACTGAAAAGGAGATACAAATTAAAGCCCCATGGGGTAATATAGCAG GGTTATCATGGGGAGACCCAGGCAATCCACCAGTGATTCTCTGCCACGGCAAGCTGGACGCGAGCTCTGGCTTCCGTCCCCTAGTCTCCCGCCTGCCTTCCTGCTTCTTCTACGTGAGCATCGATCTACCAGGCAATGGGAGATCAGACCACATGCCCAAAGGAGTCAGGTATACGGTCATAGACCTGGTACCGACTATTGTGAAGGTGATGAAACATTATAAGTGGgagaagtttatttatattggacATTCTTTGGGAGTTCCTATTG GTAAACTCTTCAACATCGCCTACCCAGGCCACATCACGCGCGTGGTCGAGCTGGACCCAATACCAGCTCATCACACGTGGCCGTGCGACCGCCAGGGCATACACGACTGGTTTCACAGTTACTACTCCATGTATGACGAGGATAAGTTCCATAAATTCAATGGAGGACCTGACACTGCGCCTAGGTATACTTATGAGAAG gCACAACAAATGATGATGAACACTCGAGGCATTTCAAAG GAAGCATCAGAACATGTCTTGGAGAGATGTCTGATTCCCGCTGGCGATGGACTGTACag ATTCACCTACGACCAGCGCATGAAAGAGGTAACAGTGTTGCCATTCTCCGGCGACGCATTACGTCGAATTTATACCACTACAACAACGCCTACCTTCGGAGTCATagcgaaaaaaataatagacgCTGGTATCTATGACCCAGTGCCTTTTGTCATGGATGAAAAGGCCTGGCCTCATAATAATTACAGGTTTAAAATCGTGGAAGGAGGACACGATGTTCATATTGATGATCCGGAGTGTATGGCAGAAGATATCAGTAAGTTTCTATTAGAAGATTTAAAAGCTAAGCTGTGA
- the LOC142985131 gene encoding serine hydrolase-like protein isoform X2: MCLFTRKYQCTMKSTLRLTEKEIQIKAPWGNIAGLSWGDPGNPPVILCHGKLDASSGFRPLVSRLPSCFFYVSIDLPGNGRSDHMPKGVRYTVIDLVPTIVKVMKHYKWEKFIYIGHSLGVPIGKLFNIAYPGHITRVVELDPIPAHHTWPCDRQGIHDWFHSYYSMYDEDKFHKFNGGPDTAPRYTYEKAQQMMMNTRGISKEASEHVLERCLIPAGDGLYRFTYDQRMKEVTVLPFSGDALRRIYTTTTTPTFGVIAKKIIDAGIYDPVPFVMDEKAWPHNNYRFKIVEGGHDVHIDDPECMAEDISKFLLEDLKAKL; the protein is encoded by the exons atgTGCTTATTTACAAGGAAATATCAATG cACTATGAAGTCAACTCTGCGACTGACTGAAAAGGAGATACAAATTAAAGCCCCATGGGGTAATATAGCAG GGTTATCATGGGGAGACCCAGGCAATCCACCAGTGATTCTCTGCCACGGCAAGCTGGACGCGAGCTCTGGCTTCCGTCCCCTAGTCTCCCGCCTGCCTTCCTGCTTCTTCTACGTGAGCATCGATCTACCAGGCAATGGGAGATCAGACCACATGCCCAAAGGAGTCAGGTATACGGTCATAGACCTGGTACCGACTATTGTGAAGGTGATGAAACATTATAAGTGGgagaagtttatttatattggacATTCTTTGGGAGTTCCTATTG GTAAACTCTTCAACATCGCCTACCCAGGCCACATCACGCGCGTGGTCGAGCTGGACCCAATACCAGCTCATCACACGTGGCCGTGCGACCGCCAGGGCATACACGACTGGTTTCACAGTTACTACTCCATGTATGACGAGGATAAGTTCCATAAATTCAATGGAGGACCTGACACTGCGCCTAGGTATACTTATGAGAAG gCACAACAAATGATGATGAACACTCGAGGCATTTCAAAG GAAGCATCAGAACATGTCTTGGAGAGATGTCTGATTCCCGCTGGCGATGGACTGTACag ATTCACCTACGACCAGCGCATGAAAGAGGTAACAGTGTTGCCATTCTCCGGCGACGCATTACGTCGAATTTATACCACTACAACAACGCCTACCTTCGGAGTCATagcgaaaaaaataatagacgCTGGTATCTATGACCCAGTGCCTTTTGTCATGGATGAAAAGGCCTGGCCTCATAATAATTACAGGTTTAAAATCGTGGAAGGAGGACACGATGTTCATATTGATGATCCGGAGTGTATGGCAGAAGATATCAGTAAGTTTCTATTAGAAGATTTAAAAGCTAAGCTGTGA